From the genome of Culicoidibacter larvae, one region includes:
- a CDS encoding universal stress protein has protein sequence MKNMYKHVIVGIDGSDQADKAFQKAIRIARESDATLYIVSALQFVSDSDFMYTTMDVGITPLVTDSSDASYQALDARKELANDLAEQASRAGVAKAVVIVDFDDPKQLLIDTVDKHEDAVIVLGATTKKTFERFMVGSVAQHVVNNAPCDVLIVK, from the coding sequence ATGAAAAATATGTATAAACATGTAATCGTTGGTATTGATGGCTCAGATCAGGCAGACAAAGCATTTCAAAAAGCAATTCGTATTGCTCGTGAAAGTGATGCCACATTATATATTGTTTCAGCATTACAATTTGTTTCAGATTCGGACTTTATGTACACAACTATGGATGTAGGAATTACCCCGTTGGTAACTGACTCAAGTGACGCATCGTATCAAGCATTGGATGCGCGCAAAGAATTAGCGAATGATTTGGCAGAGCAGGCAAGTCGTGCCGGGGTTGCTAAAGCAGTTGTTATCGTTGATTTTGATGACCCGAAACAATTATTGATTGATACTGTTGATAAACATGAAGATGCAGTTATTGTTCTGGGTGCAACTACGAAGAAAACTTTCGAACGCTTTATGGTTGGTTCAGTTGCCCAGCACGTGGTGAATAATGCGCCGTGTGACGTTTTAATTGTAAAATAA
- a CDS encoding methylated-DNA--[protein]-cysteine S-methyltransferase, with product MEAVRYYQAPFGWLRLAANEQGIFRLDFVDEAGEETMTSSKYLEQAIRELDEYFAGTRQRFEVPYNFTSGTEFQQQVWHALAEIPYGQTASYKDIAIAVGNEKAVRAVGGANNKNPIAIIVPCHRVIGKDGKMVGFGGGIATKIWLLDHERGWTIDER from the coding sequence ATGGAAGCAGTTAGATATTATCAGGCTCCATTTGGATGGTTGCGTTTAGCGGCTAATGAGCAGGGAATTTTCCGTTTGGATTTTGTTGATGAAGCAGGGGAGGAGACAATGACGAGTTCGAAATATTTGGAGCAAGCAATTCGCGAGCTTGATGAGTATTTTGCCGGTACCCGGCAACGGTTTGAGGTGCCGTATAATTTTACTAGCGGAACTGAGTTTCAACAGCAGGTTTGGCATGCGCTGGCAGAAATTCCTTATGGGCAGACAGCATCGTACAAAGATATTGCTATTGCCGTTGGCAATGAAAAAGCGGTGCGTGCGGTTGGCGGTGCTAATAACAAAAATCCGATAGCAATTATTGTGCCGTGCCACCGGGTCATCGGCAAAGATGGCAAGATGGTTGGTTTTGGTGGCGGAATTGCCACCAAGATTTGGCTGCTTGATCATGAGAGGGGCTGGACGATTGATGAACGCTAA
- a CDS encoding helix-hairpin-helix domain-containing protein, with protein MNAKLKALQQIPGIGKTLAVDLYAIGIEQVTDLVKCDPQDLYERYELMKGFPADPCVLYTFRCAIYFARTKHPDPELLKWWNWKGKELH; from the coding sequence ATGAACGCTAAGTTGAAAGCTTTGCAACAGATTCCCGGCATCGGTAAAACGCTTGCTGTGGATTTGTATGCTATCGGTATTGAACAGGTGACTGACTTAGTTAAATGTGATCCGCAGGATTTATATGAACGGTATGAGTTGATGAAAGGTTTTCCGGCAGACCCTTGCGTGTTATATACGTTTAGATGTGCAATCTATTTTGCTCGTACCAAACACCCAGATCCGGAGTTATTAAAGTGGTGGAACTGGAAGGGAAAAGAACTTCACTGA
- a CDS encoding response regulator transcription factor — protein MKKILFIEDDLQFQSVIAEVLRFEEYNVDVANNAAEGLQLFKQNVYDLVISDVKMEGVDGITLLSVLQKFDAQVKVILLSASNDEDDEVRGLELNAVDFIKKPVSIRVLLTRIDRALHKSKFYKKDSLLESKGQHIRVDLLARKVTKHDEAVGLTAMEFELLVYLMKNKQKVLSREQIVRKVWQVNELAMDLRNVDTHIKKLRNKLQLTCVHSIRGVGYEWAE, from the coding sequence ATGAAAAAAATATTGTTTATCGAAGATGATTTGCAGTTTCAGAGTGTTATTGCTGAGGTGTTGCGTTTCGAAGAATATAATGTTGATGTTGCTAATAATGCTGCCGAGGGACTGCAGCTGTTTAAGCAAAATGTTTATGATCTTGTTATAAGTGATGTTAAGATGGAGGGCGTTGACGGGATAACGCTTTTATCGGTTCTACAGAAGTTTGATGCTCAGGTTAAGGTGATTCTGTTGAGTGCCTCAAATGATGAAGATGATGAAGTTCGCGGGTTAGAGTTAAACGCAGTAGATTTTATCAAAAAGCCGGTTTCGATACGAGTATTGCTAACAAGAATTGATCGTGCTTTGCATAAAAGCAAGTTTTATAAGAAAGATAGTTTGTTGGAGAGTAAAGGACAGCATATTAGGGTTGACTTACTGGCGCGCAAGGTTACAAAACATGATGAAGCAGTTGGTCTGACAGCCATGGAATTTGAGTTATTGGTTTATTTAATGAAGAATAAACAAAAGGTGCTGAGTCGAGAGCAGATTGTTCGTAAGGTGTGGCAAGTAAATGAATTAGCAATGGATTTGAGGAATGTTGATACTCATATTAAGAAGTTGCGTAATAAATTACAATTGACTTGTGTCCATTCAATAAGAGGTGTTGGTTATGAATGGGCGGAATAA
- a CDS encoding sensor histidine kinase translates to MNGRNKKQLWRTAFYLIVVFYIVIVIGLAVLIFNIPMLYQRSEQQYIDDTKERINMILQTGDDVAGELRQLKGSADFDIVVKDGEMVVFSTVVETDFSELKIIADNNLLNYYSVYEVNNGTDDYQIWLAIYKMAPQYFFELTMSVIVFGVTILSLIMTVLIIIMFRKLIMPIRRLQTNILNLKDYRLAEVSSKSNQVEYDNLSAELSEFSDDLQEKMQLVNDNYSSLERSLQKQEEKNIYQKRMASAIVHDLKTPINVAMIQAERLNKYLADNPEAQKILTDLENLEIRLMGQVNDVLQIMNEETGFNDHVQRIDVVKVAKGILELFTTMFEERQLSVAIDAPEHLFGNFRPIELKQILHNIISNACQYADTGGEFILSFDEIDHQLVIAAYNDKQNTSLIDFNHVFDLFYHMSDDDIHFGSGIGMYTIKSMVQQYNGSCQFMPVENGVLLKIILPLNWGQEDE, encoded by the coding sequence ATGAATGGGCGGAATAAAAAGCAACTATGGCGGACAGCGTTTTATTTGATAGTTGTTTTTTATATTGTAATTGTTATTGGATTAGCAGTTTTAATTTTTAATATTCCAATGCTTTATCAGCGTAGTGAGCAACAATATATTGATGATACAAAAGAACGAATCAATATGATTTTACAAACCGGTGATGATGTAGCCGGAGAATTGCGGCAGCTTAAAGGGAGTGCTGACTTTGATATTGTAGTGAAAGATGGCGAAATGGTTGTGTTTTCAACTGTTGTTGAGACTGATTTTTCTGAGTTGAAAATTATTGCGGATAATAATTTGCTTAATTATTATTCGGTATATGAAGTAAATAATGGTACTGATGATTATCAAATATGGTTAGCAATTTATAAAATGGCACCACAATATTTTTTTGAACTTACAATGAGTGTTATTGTTTTTGGTGTAACCATATTAAGTCTAATTATGACAGTACTGATTATAATTATGTTTCGTAAGTTAATTATGCCAATTCGGCGGTTACAAACTAACATTCTGAATTTAAAGGATTATCGTTTAGCTGAAGTAAGCAGCAAGAGCAATCAGGTTGAATATGATAATCTGTCTGCAGAACTCAGTGAATTCAGTGATGATTTACAGGAGAAGATGCAGCTTGTTAATGATAACTACTCGAGTTTGGAGCGCAGTTTACAGAAGCAAGAAGAAAAAAATATTTATCAAAAACGTATGGCAAGCGCTATTGTTCATGATTTAAAGACGCCGATCAATGTTGCAATGATTCAGGCGGAGCGATTAAATAAATATTTGGCAGATAATCCTGAAGCACAAAAGATTTTAACTGATTTAGAAAATCTGGAAATTCGTTTAATGGGTCAAGTGAATGATGTTTTACAAATCATGAATGAAGAAACAGGCTTTAATGATCATGTGCAACGCATTGATGTTGTTAAAGTTGCCAAAGGTATCCTTGAACTTTTTACGACGATGTTTGAAGAGCGTCAATTATCGGTTGCGATTGATGCACCGGAACATTTATTTGGGAATTTTCGGCCGATTGAATTAAAGCAGATACTGCATAATATAATTTCGAATGCTTGTCAATATGCTGATACTGGTGGTGAGTTTATATTATCTTTTGATGAGATTGATCATCAATTAGTGATTGCGGCATACAATGATAAGCAAAATACTTCATTGATAGATTTTAATCATGTTTTTGATTTGTTTTATCATATGAGTGATGATGATATCCATTTTGGCAGTGGCATTGGTATGTATACAATTAAGAGCATGGTACAGCAATATAATGGTTCTTGCCAATTCATGCCAGTAGAAAATGGAGTATTATTGAAGATAATATTGCCACTTAATTGGGGGCAAGAAGATGAGTAA
- a CDS encoding InlB B-repeat-containing protein, protein MIYKWKKVIATTGLAVLLMVCSVNMQVFATTASNDNVESIENIKVEETGDTVINENGSSTDNQDAEPEPAQRLSGVNGSHVLSSAEFAKYNGIDLSGTTQLTTASNEIVNKDMTIAVNAAFGDVTSNGKKVTIELAKEFYFQSVPGLKKSGSNYVFDSATLPKNLQDFVTNISYTPNPKSASSWNGYGNAFSGTIIYEFTNQTADAALSFTVRLDTTYGVNNNSAFVVNDAVTVTSEKSATIIEQEKLEQLTVAQTVVPNYWRSITQTVYSDQLTSIRTNAGQFDASPRDFATARMEYYDIKFSYPKELDYITADGSLGQSSIQATVETSNAALNYVTLRYNNTKQLTGNITLTFNVNNASNHVAGHVYEIKTTEQVVKPYDQATFTRNQSQVLRLTVIDPFLNLAQTGAVNDGISLLNADSEHVNLGRIFIRNPQIDAVTGQIFKLTFDDVYMGVTSLRINAGSGKMYNIHGTTTDGRSFTIADISGSARNNITLADSDITPNAGEYIKTFVWTEEKINGNFRTEEGYRGNVFNVSSYSGVVLPSAVDGATAVSTLQLVSEESGEDIDTTANSVTLTHTYKANGRAQYEAGGLNATTLSGSTTKLSGSFAWDAQQAVTTFVSNIDGINFFLREADAFEFDIATFALVDSDGTQFSEAQNNVVISTFTDNSGKKVYRINIPDAHWYYPAKIAYSVNLTSKKSAGNYSVDMNKIIFAEPINGDIEVFMSHTRRGFAQYDIYDVSSLRSATQELIVERGVLTNLAQADFAGATSANLNSGAWTTYDYDSGETILDLNPSGIAMYKLSVINNSGQNVNGYKAIIPVPKAGENAGNDYQQQNFEWDVLLNKAIDTSTNNYAYTVSYATSYTNDFDSAVWKTWEQITDKTAIRSIRVVTTDAIPDGGVDEITFEIEMDSSTADAQAGGVNIYNALLYRSVLGTEGASKSEPVAIRLKTGVVKGQVFNDSNRNGLMDSGEVGRNGVIVIAYETGTATEIARTTTQTINGVIGRYEFMGLDKNTNVDIVFLNPTTDDSMRFSSVALGGSMAVSSATFDHAKVTAIVPSSTDCERIHAGLITPVTIVFDAQGGVASSATVKIYPGEQVASAPVAVKTGHTFHDWYDAASGGSVVTFPYIAGITDTTVYAQYGINQYTLSYDVLTNGGEGTEPASEQVVYDSTATKPADAAKTGYTFTGWYDADTGGNKWDFVNNKMPAADVQLFAQFTINSYTMTLQADGQTTTQTVVYDSLAIEPSIPSKPGYAFDGWFDAASGGNQWNFANNKMPAADVQLFAQFTAENQTITFDVNGGDIATQPLDIIQPTDTAVDLDTITEPARFGYKFLGWADVNGVCYSGLLTMPAGGLELKAQWQDLTATGVWQIDAEDITININDLKAFIKNGTLEQEILTRSNAKAWDTSDNAILTPLTAETSELIAKASVGTYSVTIRYQGSNLNTTIQVRVSEAPVVDALPVTGSTNWVPMGMFFIGLAMLLIYFRSKMNKRYMD, encoded by the coding sequence ATGATATACAAGTGGAAAAAAGTAATAGCGACAACAGGACTAGCAGTACTTTTAATGGTTTGTTCAGTAAACATGCAGGTATTTGCAACAACCGCAAGTAATGATAATGTAGAAAGTATTGAGAACATCAAAGTCGAAGAAACAGGAGATACGGTTATTAACGAGAATGGGAGTTCAACAGATAACCAGGATGCAGAGCCGGAACCAGCTCAGCGTCTCAGCGGAGTAAATGGAAGTCATGTATTATCAAGTGCTGAATTTGCTAAATATAATGGTATTGATTTAAGCGGGACGACTCAATTAACGACTGCAAGCAACGAAATTGTTAACAAGGATATGACGATAGCAGTCAATGCAGCTTTTGGTGATGTAACCAGTAATGGGAAAAAAGTTACAATTGAGTTGGCAAAAGAATTTTATTTTCAAAGTGTACCTGGTTTGAAGAAAAGCGGGAGTAATTACGTCTTTGATAGTGCTACATTACCTAAAAACCTACAAGATTTTGTAACAAACATTAGCTATACACCAAATCCAAAAAGTGCATCGTCATGGAATGGATATGGAAATGCTTTTTCAGGAACAATTATTTATGAATTTACCAATCAAACAGCAGATGCGGCATTAAGCTTTACTGTTCGTTTGGATACAACGTATGGAGTTAATAATAATTCGGCATTTGTTGTCAATGATGCTGTAACAGTAACCAGTGAGAAAAGCGCGACTATTATTGAGCAGGAAAAACTGGAACAACTGACTGTTGCTCAGACAGTTGTTCCCAACTATTGGCGGTCAATCACTCAGACAGTATATTCAGATCAATTAACAAGTATTCGGACAAATGCTGGACAGTTTGATGCTTCGCCACGGGATTTTGCTACTGCTAGGATGGAGTACTATGATATTAAATTTTCTTATCCTAAGGAACTTGATTATATTACGGCAGATGGAAGTTTAGGGCAGAGTTCAATTCAGGCGACGGTGGAAACCAGCAACGCGGCTTTAAATTATGTAACATTGCGTTATAATAATACAAAACAGCTTACAGGGAATATTACGCTGACTTTTAATGTTAATAATGCCAGTAATCATGTTGCCGGGCATGTATATGAAATTAAAACTACTGAGCAAGTTGTGAAACCATATGATCAGGCGACATTTACTCGCAACCAGTCACAGGTGCTTAGATTGACTGTTATTGATCCATTTCTGAATTTAGCGCAGACTGGTGCTGTTAATGATGGTATTTCATTGCTAAATGCTGACTCAGAACATGTTAATCTCGGGCGTATTTTTATTCGTAATCCGCAGATTGATGCAGTAACCGGACAAATATTTAAACTTACCTTTGATGATGTGTACATGGGTGTTACAAGTTTAAGAATTAATGCCGGCAGCGGTAAAATGTATAATATTCATGGTACTACAACGGATGGCAGAAGTTTTACAATTGCGGACATTAGTGGCAGTGCTAGAAATAATATTACTTTAGCGGATTCTGATATTACACCAAATGCAGGCGAGTATATTAAAACCTTTGTTTGGACCGAAGAAAAGATTAATGGTAATTTCCGAACCGAAGAAGGATATCGAGGGAATGTTTTTAATGTTAGTAGTTATTCCGGAGTAGTATTGCCTAGTGCTGTTGATGGCGCAACAGCAGTATCAACTTTGCAACTTGTTAGTGAAGAAAGCGGCGAAGATATTGACACTACTGCAAATAGTGTTACACTTACTCACACATATAAAGCAAATGGGCGGGCTCAGTATGAAGCTGGCGGCCTTAATGCAACTACTTTAAGCGGCAGTACAACAAAACTATCTGGTTCTTTTGCATGGGATGCTCAACAAGCCGTAACAACGTTTGTTTCTAATATTGATGGAATCAATTTCTTCTTGCGCGAGGCAGATGCATTCGAATTCGATATCGCTACTTTTGCATTAGTTGATAGTGATGGCACTCAGTTTTCTGAGGCGCAAAATAATGTAGTTATATCGACATTCACTGATAATAGTGGCAAAAAAGTGTATCGCATTAACATTCCTGACGCACATTGGTATTATCCGGCTAAGATAGCATACTCTGTCAATTTGACTAGTAAAAAGTCAGCAGGAAACTATTCTGTGGATATGAATAAAATCATTTTTGCCGAACCAATAAATGGAGATATAGAAGTATTTATGTCGCATACACGACGAGGATTTGCTCAGTATGATATTTATGATGTAAGCAGTTTGCGCAGTGCGACTCAAGAGCTGATTGTTGAGCGTGGAGTGCTGACCAACTTGGCTCAGGCAGATTTTGCCGGTGCTACCAGTGCTAACTTAAACAGCGGTGCTTGGACCACATATGATTATGACAGTGGCGAAACAATTTTAGATTTAAATCCTAGCGGTATTGCTATGTATAAATTATCAGTAATAAATAATTCTGGTCAAAATGTGAATGGATACAAAGCGATAATTCCGGTTCCAAAAGCCGGAGAAAACGCTGGGAATGATTACCAACAGCAAAACTTTGAATGGGATGTATTACTTAATAAGGCTATAGACACCAGCACTAATAATTATGCGTATACAGTGAGTTATGCAACGAGTTATACAAACGACTTTGATTCTGCAGTGTGGAAAACTTGGGAACAAATTACCGATAAGACGGCAATTCGTTCTATCCGTGTAGTAACGACTGATGCAATACCTGATGGTGGCGTTGATGAAATTACTTTTGAAATCGAAATGGATAGTTCAACAGCTGATGCTCAGGCTGGCGGCGTAAATATTTATAATGCTTTGCTTTATCGCAGTGTGTTAGGTACTGAGGGAGCATCGAAGAGTGAACCGGTGGCAATTCGTTTGAAGACTGGTGTAGTTAAAGGGCAAGTGTTCAATGACAGCAATCGTAATGGTTTGATGGATAGTGGTGAAGTTGGGCGTAATGGTGTAATTGTGATCGCCTATGAAACTGGGACAGCAACAGAAATTGCCCGAACAACAACGCAGACAATCAACGGTGTTATTGGCCGTTATGAATTTATGGGACTGGATAAGAATACAAATGTGGATATTGTATTCTTAAATCCAACAACTGATGATTCAATGCGTTTTAGCTCAGTTGCTCTGGGTGGAAGTATGGCAGTGAGTTCAGCAACTTTTGATCATGCAAAGGTGACAGCAATCGTGCCAAGCAGTACAGACTGTGAACGAATTCATGCCGGACTTATTACGCCTGTGACAATTGTCTTTGATGCTCAAGGTGGTGTTGCAAGTTCAGCGACAGTTAAGATATATCCAGGTGAGCAAGTTGCTAGTGCTCCGGTCGCGGTTAAGACCGGCCATACTTTTCATGATTGGTATGATGCTGCGAGTGGCGGTAGCGTTGTAACGTTCCCGTATATTGCGGGAATCACTGATACTACTGTTTATGCTCAGTATGGCATTAATCAATATACGCTTAGTTATGATGTTTTGACAAATGGTGGCGAAGGAACTGAGCCGGCAAGTGAACAAGTTGTATATGATAGTACAGCTACAAAGCCAGCGGATGCGGCTAAAACCGGATACACGTTCACTGGTTGGTATGATGCTGATACTGGTGGCAATAAGTGGGATTTTGTTAACAACAAAATGCCAGCGGCAGATGTTCAATTATTCGCTCAGTTTACTATTAATAGTTATACAATGACGTTGCAAGCTGATGGTCAAACAACAACTCAAACAGTTGTTTACGACTCGCTGGCAATTGAACCGTCAATACCAAGTAAGCCGGGATATGCTTTTGATGGTTGGTTTGATGCAGCAAGTGGCGGAAACCAATGGAACTTTGCTAACAACAAAATGCCGGCAGCAGATGTTCAATTATTTGCTCAGTTTACTGCTGAAAATCAGACAATCACTTTTGATGTTAATGGTGGGGACATTGCTACTCAACCGCTTGATATTATTCAGCCGACAGATACAGCTGTTGACTTAGATACGATTACAGAACCAGCCCGGTTTGGTTACAAATTCTTAGGTTGGGCGGATGTTAATGGCGTATGCTATAGTGGTCTATTGACAATGCCGGCCGGAGGTCTTGAGTTAAAGGCGCAGTGGCAGGATTTAACTGCAACCGGAGTATGGCAGATTGACGCAGAGGATATTACAATTAATATAAATGATTTGAAAGCATTTATTAAGAATGGTACTTTAGAGCAAGAAATATTAACTCGCAGTAATGCCAAAGCTTGGGATACTAGTGATAATGCGATTCTAACGCCATTAACTGCTGAAACTAGTGAATTAATTGCTAAAGCCAGTGTTGGCACATATTCAGTAACTATCAGATATCAAGGTTCTAATCTGAATACAACTATTCAAGTTCGTGTTAGTGAAGCACCAGTTGTTGATGCCTTGCCGGTGACCGGTAGCACTAACTGGGTGCCGATGGGTATGTTCTTTATTGGATTGGCAATGTTGTTGATATATTTCCGTTCAAAAATGAATAAGCGTTATATGGATTAG
- the arr gene encoding NAD(+)--rifampin ADP-ribosyltransferase — MVDLSNKIVELETLDAGPFYHGTKADLQPGDLLEPGFRSNYGEQQKANFIYMTATMDAAVWGAELAIGDGPGRIFQVEPTGSFEDDPNLTDQKFPGNPTRSYRTKFPLKVVAEVVDWEGHAPEVLQQMLDHLEELKRQGVEAINE, encoded by the coding sequence TTGGTTGATTTGAGTAATAAGATAGTTGAGTTGGAAACTTTGGATGCTGGGCCATTTTATCATGGCACTAAGGCGGATTTGCAGCCGGGTGATTTGTTGGAACCAGGCTTCCGGTCGAATTATGGTGAGCAGCAGAAAGCTAACTTTATTTATATGACAGCTACAATGGACGCGGCGGTTTGGGGCGCGGAACTCGCGATAGGCGATGGTCCGGGGCGGATTTTTCAGGTAGAGCCTACCGGGAGTTTTGAAGATGATCCGAATTTGACGGATCAGAAATTCCCTGGAAATCCGACGCGTTCGTATCGAACAAAGTTCCCGTTGAAGGTTGTTGCTGAAGTCGTAGACTGGGAAGGGCACGCACCGGAGGTGCTGCAACAGATGCTTGATCACTTGGAGGAGCTTAAGCGACAAGGTGTGGAAGCGATTAATGAATAA
- a CDS encoding PLP-dependent aminotransferase family protein, translated as MKLYERIYRDLRKDIVDKRLKQGERLPSIIALAKKYDCSKGTVIKALELLLSQHVIFSKPQSGYYVADNFLRQQHESESIYLDTANPLIDSFEIFDIKHCLNLAVELYAKYAIDESVRLKSLHPVLQQQLAADGVYTKLENIHLVQGITQMLVLFTEAPFPNGKKTILVEEPSYSHYIRFLKLSDVPVLTIARDENGVDLKQLEHYFKHEDIKFFYTTPRNHNPLGTSYSYKQRKKIMELALRYDVYIIEDDYFGGTHKLPQYVPMYYFSYQKNCIYLRSNTKVFPLIRIGLVVIPDDFKKTFEEIAGRRTSHYSYYIPSLISQATWEAYISSAIYEKHIVQKTKQIDEKLQAVSAVTADWDNKLVKVIGAESGYYFTLRIHPEIKVKTVIENLKKKDIHIASNEQAYYHQDHYDNSVRVSVSRVSLEQLQQALRYIYQEVEHLAGRTIPV; from the coding sequence ATGAAGTTATATGAGCGTATTTATCGGGATTTGAGGAAAGATATTGTTGATAAACGATTGAAACAGGGGGAGCGACTACCGTCAATTATTGCTTTGGCGAAAAAATATGACTGCAGTAAGGGGACAGTTATTAAGGCACTGGAGTTATTGTTGTCGCAGCATGTTATTTTTTCTAAGCCGCAGAGCGGTTACTATGTGGCTGATAATTTTCTTAGACAGCAGCATGAGAGTGAGAGTATTTATTTAGATACTGCCAATCCATTGATTGATTCTTTTGAGATTTTTGATATCAAGCATTGTTTGAATTTAGCAGTCGAATTATATGCTAAATATGCCATTGATGAGTCAGTGCGTTTAAAGTCTTTACATCCGGTTTTGCAGCAGCAGCTGGCTGCCGATGGCGTGTATACTAAGCTGGAAAATATTCATTTGGTGCAGGGAATTACCCAGATGCTGGTGTTGTTTACTGAGGCGCCTTTTCCAAATGGTAAAAAAACGATCTTGGTTGAGGAGCCGAGTTATTCGCATTATATTCGGTTTTTAAAGCTGAGCGATGTGCCGGTATTAACGATTGCTCGTGATGAAAATGGTGTTGATTTGAAGCAACTGGAACATTACTTTAAGCATGAGGATATTAAGTTTTTTTATACGACACCAAGAAATCATAATCCCTTAGGAACAAGTTATAGTTATAAGCAGCGGAAGAAAATTATGGAGCTGGCTTTGCGCTATGATGTTTACATTATTGAGGATGATTATTTTGGTGGTACCCACAAATTACCGCAGTATGTACCAATGTATTATTTTTCGTACCAGAAAAATTGTATTTATTTACGTAGTAATACAAAAGTGTTTCCGCTCATCCGAATCGGGTTAGTGGTTATTCCTGATGACTTCAAGAAGACTTTTGAAGAGATTGCCGGGCGACGAACGTCGCATTATTCGTATTACATCCCGTCGCTTATTTCGCAGGCAACATGGGAGGCGTATATCAGCTCGGCGATATACGAGAAGCATATTGTTCAAAAGACAAAGCAAATTGATGAGAAATTACAAGCTGTTTCAGCGGTGACCGCTGACTGGGACAATAAGTTGGTAAAAGTAATCGGCGCAGAGTCCGGCTATTACTTTACCTTGCGGATTCATCCTGAAATAAAAGTGAAAACCGTTATTGAAAATTTGAAGAAAAAAGATATTCATATTGCTTCCAATGAGCAGGCTTATTATCATCAAGATCATTATGATAATAGTGTTAGGGTAAGTGTTTCGCGAGTTTCTTTGGAACAGTTGCAGCAGGCGCTTCGCTATATATATCAAGAGGTTGAGCACTTAGCGGGAAGAACTATACCAGTATAA